The following proteins are co-located in the Dehalococcoidales bacterium genome:
- the lsrF gene encoding 3-hydroxy-5-phosphonooxypentane-2,4-dione thiolase, with product MQEIQVLIVYEVLCLSSSVRLVATNNYSPAALHRTRRNRCLPSTDRYHHWPACCIIVKPVSSRSEPASQHRPSKEVRQMQWGMANRLAQLIQSDGHVLILPVDHGYFQGPTRRLEEPRKTIEPLLPYADGLFITRGVLRSCVDPNNSVPIILRVSGGTSMVGKDLANEGITTSMEEAIRLNVSAVGLSVFIGTDYEKESLLNLSKLVNEGERYGIPVMAVTAVGKELEKRDARYLALCCRIAAELGARVVKTYWCEDFEKVVTGCPVPVIMAGGPRVDTEREVFDFVHDGMQKGSIGVNLGRNVWQNDFPVAMIRALRAIIHEGATPVEAEEMYESIRTAKPNE from the coding sequence GTGCAGGAAATACAGGTGCTCATAGTTTACGAAGTTCTGTGCCTTTCTTCATCCGTTAGACTAGTGGCAACGAATAATTATAGCCCAGCGGCCCTACACCGTACAAGACGGAACAGGTGCCTTCCAAGCACCGACCGATACCACCATTGGCCCGCTTGTTGTATAATAGTCAAACCGGTCAGTTCCAGGTCTGAGCCAGCCAGCCAACACAGACCAAGCAAGGAGGTCAGGCAAATGCAGTGGGGAATGGCGAACCGCCTCGCGCAGCTAATCCAGAGTGACGGGCATGTCCTCATCCTGCCGGTGGACCACGGATACTTCCAGGGTCCGACACGAAGGCTGGAGGAACCGCGCAAGACAATCGAGCCGCTCCTTCCCTACGCTGACGGGCTATTCATCACCAGGGGAGTGCTGCGCTCCTGTGTCGACCCGAACAACAGCGTACCCATTATCCTCAGGGTGTCCGGCGGGACCAGCATGGTGGGCAAAGACCTGGCCAATGAAGGTATCACCACCAGCATGGAGGAAGCAATCCGCCTTAATGTCTCCGCGGTGGGGCTCTCCGTCTTCATAGGTACCGACTACGAGAAGGAGTCGCTCCTGAACCTGTCGAAGCTGGTCAACGAGGGGGAGAGATACGGCATACCGGTGATGGCGGTTACGGCTGTCGGCAAGGAGCTGGAAAAGAGAGACGCCCGATACCTTGCCCTCTGCTGCCGTATTGCTGCCGAGCTAGGGGCCCGCGTCGTCAAGACCTACTGGTGCGAGGACTTTGAGAAGGTGGTCACCGGCTGTCCCGTACCGGTCATCATGGCCGGCGGCCCCCGGGTCGACACCGAGCGCGAGGTGTTCGACTTCGTCCATGACGGCATGCAGAAGGGCAGCATCGGGGTGAACCTGGGCAGGAATGTTTGGCAGAACGATTTCCCTGTTGCGATGATACGGGCGCTTCGGGCCATCATCCACGAAGGGGCGACGCCCGTTGAGGCCGAGGAGATGTATGAAAGTATAAGGACAGCGAAACCTAATGAGTGA